GATGTGGGTGGCGttttcactttggctccgccctctgtgtcttgTTTTCCAGAAGGAGGGGTGGAGCCAAACGTACAGTGCGTGGGTGGCATTTTCACTTTGGCTCTGTCCTCATCTTGTTTTCCGCAAGCAGGGGTGGAACCAAACGTACAGTGCATGGGTGGCGttttcactttggctccgccctccTTGTCTTGTTTTCCACACGGAGGGGTGGAGCCAAACGTACAGTGCGTGGTCGGCGttttcactttggctccgccctccGTGTCTTGTTTTCCACAAGGAGGGGTGGAGCCCAACGTACAGTGCATGGGTGGCGTTTTCACTTTGGCTCTGTCCTCATCTTGTTTTCCGCAAGCAGGGGTGGAGCCAAACGTACAGTGCATGGGTGGCGTTTTCACTTTGGCTCTGTCCTCATCTTGTTTTCCGCAAGCAGGGGTGGAGCCAAACGTACAGTGCATGGGTGGCGTTTTCACTTTGGCTCCGTCCTCATCTTGTTTTCCGCAAGCAGGGGTGGAGCCCAACGTACAGTGCGTGGTCGGCGttttcactttggctccgccctccGTGTCTTGTTTTCCACAAGGAGGGGTGGAGCCCAACGTACAGTGCGTGGGTGGCGttttcactttggctccgccctccTTGCCTCGTTCCCGCAGCTGCTGGACCTCCCGGGGATCATCGAGGGGGCGAAGGACGGGAAGGGCCGTGGGCGGCAGGTGATCGCGGTGGCGCGGACGTGCAACCTGATCCTGATCGTGCTGGACGTGCTGAAGCCGCTCGCCCACAAGCGCCTGCTGGAGGCCGAGCTGGAGGGGTTCGGCATCCGCCTCAACAGCCGGCCCCCCAACATCGGGTTCAAGAAGAAGGACAAGGGCGGCATCAACCTCACCGCCACGgtcagaggccccgcccccgccccatgCCCCGCCCCCTCATGGGCCCCAGATAGGCCCCGCCCCTCATTGGCATACCTGCCCCCCCCCTCTAGTGCCCGCAGAGCGAGCTGGACGCGGAGACGGTGAAGAGCATCCTGGCCGAGTACAAGATCCACAACGCGGACGTCACCCTCCGCTCGGACGTCACCGCCGACGACCTCATTGACGTGGTCGAGGGGAACCGGTACGtccgccccgccccgcccccgccccccagaatcatgtaataatataataatattattgtatataatataaatacattatggtatataatataaataaataaaatattacatcgtattgtattattattattatcatattgcattatatgattagcattatattgtaattcttaatatagttatattattataataaataaaatatattaataaataaatataaataaatataaataaaatataataaataaaatatatcgtattgtattattattattatcatatttaataatataactatagttatattattataataaataaactatattaataaataaatataaataaatataaataaaatatattataataaataaaatatatcgtattgtattattattatcatatttaataatataactatagtaataaatacaatataatgctaatcatataatgcaatatgataataataataataatacaatacgatgtaatattttatttatttatattatatacaataatattgtatttacattatattcgtttcattattattattatattattatattatataattattatattattattagatattatgttcatgtttcattattatattatttattatgttttatatattattcattccattattgttataattattatattcatgtttcattattattattacattattattatattattagatattatgttcatgtttcattattttattatatactattatatattattcatttcattattgttataattatatttgtattatatattagatatatttgtttcattattattattatatattattagataTATTCATgtttcaatattatattattagattttatatattattcatgtttcattattatatttatatcatgtgttgtatattattatattcatgtttcattatattattatatattgtatttgtttattattattacacaattattttatattagGTATATtcatgtttcattattattacattattagatattattacatattattcatTTCATtactactatatattattatatattattagatgtttcattattatatattagatatcagatattatatttgtttattattattacattattattatatttatatattattagatATTGTATtcatgtttcattattattatatttatattatctatatatgtataatgTCCCTTCCTGGTGCTTAGGATGTATGTGTCGTGcctgtaataatataatacgttaataataatatttaataacaatACTATTTAGTGAAACAATGATGATGAATAATATGTTAATATCAATACTATTTAgtgaaataatgatgatgaataatATGGAATAACAATACTATTTAgtgaaataatgatgatgaataatATGGAATAACAATACTATTTAgtgaaataatgatgatgaataatATGGAATAACAATACTATTTAGTGAAACGATGATGATGAATAATATTGAGTAACAATACTATTTAGtgaagtgatgatgatgatgatgatgaccctgTTCCGGTAGGGTGTACGTGCCGTGCCTGTACGTGTTGAACAAGATCGACCAGATCTCGCTGGaggagctggacatcatctaccGGGTCCCCCACTGCGTCCCCATCTCGGCCCACCACCGGTGGAACTTCGACGACCTCCTCGAGCGCATCTGGGACTACCTCAGGCTCGTCCGCATGTACGtggcccctgcccccccccccggacccccgtggcgccccccccccccaggctcatgctcatctccccaaaggggactcaggggggctgAATACAGATAATGGAGTCCTGTGCCTGAACAGGCTCAGTCCCGTCCCACCGACACCAAAGAGGTTCACCACACAGACACGTTTCTTCCctatccacctccaccgaggtgtgaataataataataataatggataatggaGTCCTGTGCCTGAACAGGCTGAGTCCCGTCCCTCCGACACCAAAGAGGTTCACCACACAGACACGTTTTTTACGtgtccacctccaccgaggtgtgaataataataataataatggataatggaGTCCTGTGCCTGAACAGGCTCAGTCCCGTCCCTCCGACTCCAAAGAGGTTCACCACACAGACACGTTTCTTCCctatccacctccaccgaggtgtgaataataataataataataataataataatggataatggaGTCCTGTGCCTGAACAGGCTGAGTCCCGTCCCTCCGACACCAAAGAGGTTCACCACACAGACACGTTTCTTCCctatccacctccaccgaggtgtgaataataataataataatggataatggaGTCCTGTGCCTGAACAGGCTCAGTCCCGTCCCTCCGACACCAAAGAGGTTCACCACACAGACACGTTTCTTCCctatccacctccaccgaggtgtgaataataataataataatggataatggaGTCCTGTGCCCGAACAGGCTCAGTCCCGTCCCTCCGACACCAAAGAGGTTCACCACACAGACACGTTTCTTCCctatccacctccaccgaggtgtgaataataataataataataataatggataatggaGTCCTGTGCCTGAACAGGCTGAGTCCCGTCCCTCCGACTCCAAAGAGGTTCACCACACAGACACGTTTCTTCCctatccacctccaccgaggtgtgaataataataataataatggataatggaGTCCTGTGCCTGAACAGGCTGAGTCCCGTCCCTCCGACACCAAAGAGGTTCACCACACAGACACGTTTCTTCCctatccacctccaccgaggtgtgaataataataataataataataatggataatggaGTCCTGTGCCTGAACAGGCTGAGTCCCGTCCCTCCGACACCAAAGAGGTTCACCACACAGACACGTTTCTTCCctatccacctccaccgaggtgtgaataataataataataatggataatggaGTCCTGTGCCTGAACAGGCTGAGTCCCGTCCCTCCAACACCAAAGAGGTTCACCACACAGACACGTTTCTTCCctatccacctccaccgaggtgtgaataataataataataatggataatggaGTCCTGTGCCTGAACAGGCTCAGTCCcgtccctcccacaccaaagaggttcaCCACACAGACACGTTTCTTCCctatccacctccaccgaggtgtgaataataataataataatggataatggaGTCCTGTGCCTGAACAGGCTCAGTCCcgtccctcccacaccaaagaggttcaCCACACAGACACGTTTCTTCCctatccacctccaccgaggtgtgaataataataataataatggataatggaGTCCTGTGCCTGAACAGGCTCAGTCCcgtccctcccacaccaaagaggttcaCCACACAGACACGTTTCTTCCctatccacctccaccgaggtgtgaataataataataataatggataatggaGTCCTGTGCCTGAACAGGCTCAGTCCcgtccctcccacaccaaagaggttcaCCACACAGACACATTTTTTACGtgtccacctccaccgaggtgtgaataataataataataatggataatggaGTCCTGTGCCTGAACAGGCTCAGTCCCGTCCCTCCGACACCAAAGAGGTTCACCACACAGACACGTTTCTTCCctatccacctccaccgaggtgtgaataataataataataatggataatggaGTCCTGTGCCTGAACAGGCTCAGTCCCGTCCCTCCGACACCAAAGAGGTTCACCACACAGACACGTTTCTTCCctatccacctccaccgaggtgtgaataataataataataatggataatggaGTCCTGTGCCTGAACAGGCTGAGTCCcgtccctcccacaccaaagaggttcaCCACACAGACACGTTTCTTCCctatccacctccaccgaggtgtgaAGCAGACTGGATACAAAAAGGGAGTCCTGTGCCCGAACAGGCTCAGTCCCATGGTATGCGAATGGGATGCTAACCCTCCCGCCGCTTGTGCCACAGCTACACGAAGCCCAAGGGGCAGCTGCCGGACTACACGTCGCCGGTGGTCTTGCCGGACTCGCGGACGATGGTGGAGGACTTCTGCATGAAGATCCACAAGAACCTCATCAAGGAGTTCAAGTAGTAAGTGGAGCGCGGGAGGGAGGCCCAGGCGGAGGCTTGTTGAATTGATATTTCCATAATAATGTTAGTCCATTGGATATAATATTAATAGAAATTAGTGCGATTGATATAATAAAATTTGTTCAAttgatattaaatattaataaaattattcgCATTGaattgatatataataatatattactagTAAAATTAATCTGATATAAAGTATTAATAGAATTGATGTAAAATATTTGTTAATAAAATTAGTTCAATCTTTATTTGAATACGTTCaattgatctatatatataaaagagtggtggcatcacggcgacccacaaaacaacaaaacgacaggccccccaacctcgaaatttgacaacacaacccatcatccacgcctctaggttgatacaacaaaaagaaaataaaaataaagtcctaattagagatagagaggaataattgcttttatccaattgctgccagttagaaggctaagctccaacttggtctcctagcaacccaataaaaaatattaaaaaacactaaaaataattaaaaataccaaaaaattaatacaataaaatactataataacagaaaataactaaaaataatacaagaaaataataaaatataataaataaaaagataacttaaaattaataaaaaatacaaataaaaattacacaacaatttttaaccaataccaccaccactttgccacagcaacgcgtggccgggcacagctagtattatatataaaataataataaattattgtatattttattataatatttattattattattatagtaataaatatcatagtatatattatatttataattatatattatgtattatagtaataaatatcataatataacaaatatgaataaaatataataaataaaaagataacttacagtaaaaataattcaaaaatacaaataacgtcaaataaaaattacgcaACAATTtttaacgcgtggccgggcacagctagtattatatataaaataataataaattattgtatattttattataatatttattattattattatagtaataaatatcataatatatattatatttataattatacatTATGTATTATAGtaataaatatcataatataacaaatatgaataaaatataataaataaaaagataacttacagtaaaaatattttaaaaatacaaataacgtcaaataaaaattacacgcgtggccgggcacagctagtatattaatgATAAAGTTAGTCCATTTCATACAATATTAATAAAAGTTAGTGCAACTGATGTAACAAAATTTGTCCAActgatattaaatattaataaaattattcgCATTGAattgatataaaataatatattattaatgaaATTAGTTCAGTCTTTATTTGAGTACCTTCCTATTTAGGCTAAATCATCTCATTATATATTAGTGATGTTGAATAGTATCATTGTCTCTATCCGTGTCGGTGACACGCGTGTATGTCCGTGTTGGCAGTGCGCTGGTGTGGGGCTCGTCCGTGAAGCACAACCCGCAGAAGGTGGGCAAGGACCACACCCTCGAGGACGAGGACGTCATTCAGATCGTCaagaagtaaacaacaacaacaaacaacaacaccaGCAAACAAGgagacaaacaaataaacaataataaaacgcAACCTGATTTGAAGCCTGGACTCATGTCAATCCATTCACACAGAAGACGACAAACtgcctgatgggagttgtagttcagccacaaccttctaatatatatatagatatctatgttatgtgtgtgtgtgtataatatatgtACAATTATGTAATAttagaaatatatacacacatatatatatgtgtgtgtgtatatagatatattatgtaatattaaattacagaaatgtaatatatatatatatacatatatatgtgtgtgtgtatatatattttaacaattatgtaatagaaatgtaatatatatacatatatatatgtatgtgtgtgcatatatatgtattttaacaattatgtaatatattagaaatgtaatatatacacatatatatgtgtgtgtatatatatattatgtaatattaaattacagaaatgtaatatatatacatatgtgtgtgtgtgtatatatatatatatattatgtaatattaaattacagaaatgtaatatatatacatatatatgtgtgtgtatatattatgtaatattaaattacagaaatgtaatatatatacatatatatgtgtgtgtgtatatatatattatgtaatattaaattacagaaatttaatatatatacatatatatatgtgtgtatatatatatatattatgtaatattaaattacagaaatgtaatatatatacatatatacgtgtgtatatatattttaataattatatacatatatgtgtgtgtgtgtatatatatattttaacaattatgtaatagaaatgtaatatatatacatatgtgtgtgtgtgtatattatgtaatattaaattacagaaatgtaatatatatatatatatgtgtgtatatatatactttaaCAATTATGTAATAGgaatgtaatatatatacatatatatatgtatgtgtatgcatatatatgtattttaacaattatgtaatatattagaaatgtaatatatatacacatatatatgtgtgtatatatatatattatgtaatattaaattacagaaatgcaatatatatacatatatatgtgtgtatatattttttaataattatatacatatatatatgtgtgtgtgtatatatgtattttaacaattatgtaatatattagaaatgtaatatatatacacatatatatgtgtgtatatatatatattatgtaatattaaattacagaaatgcaatatatatacatatatatgtgtgtatatattttttaataattatatacatatatatatgtgtgtgtgtatatatgtattttaacaattatgtaatatattagaaatgtaatatatatacacatatatatgtgtgtatatatatatattatgtaatattaaattacagaaatgcaatatatatacatatatatgtgtgtatatattttttaataattatatacatatatatgtgtgtgtatatatatattttaacaattatgtaatagaaatgtaatatatatacatgtgtgtgtatattatgtaatattaaattacagaaatgtaatatatatacatatatatgtatgtgtgtgcatatatatgtattttaacaattatgtaatattaaattacagaaatgtaatatatatatgtgtgtgtgtatatatatatatatatatacacacacacatatatctattaCATTTCTGTAATTTAATATTACATAATTATTAGTATACTaatgatatacacacacacacacacatatatatattacatttctataatttaattacataattgttaaagtatatatacacacacacatatatatatattacatttctgtaaTTTAATATTACATAATTAGTATACTaatgatatacacacacacacatatatatatatttctgtaatttaatattacataattgttaaatatatatatatacacacacacatatatatatattacatttctgtaaTTTAATATTAGATAATtgttaaagtatatatatatatatatacacacacgcacacacacacataaatatatatatttctgtaatTTAATATTACATAATTATTAGTATACTaatgatacatacacacacacacatatatatattacatttctgtaatttaattacataattgttaaagtatatatatatatacacacacacacatatatatatatacatttctgtaatttaatattacataattgttaaagtatatatatatacacgcacacacatatatatatatatacatttctgtAATTTAATATTAGATAATTGttaaagtatatatatacacacacacacacatatatatatatacatttctgtaatttaattacataattgttaaagtatatatatatacacgcacacacacatatatatatttctgtaatTTAATATTACATAATTATTAGTATACTaatgatacatacacacacacacatatatatattacatttctgtaatttaattacataattgttaaagtatatatatatatatacacacacacacatatatatatatacatttctgtaatttaattacataattgttaaagtatatatatatatatacacacacacacacatatatatatattacatttctgtaatttaatattacattattgttaatgtatatatatatacacacacatatatatatattacatttctgtaaTTTAATATTACATAATTATTAGTATactaatgatatatatatacacacacacatatatataaatattacatttCCGTAATTTAATATTCCAttattgttaatgtatatatatatatacacacacacatatatatatattacatttctgtaatttcatattacataattattagtatattaatgatatatacacacacatatatatattaaatttcTGTAGTTTAATTACGTAATtgttaaagtatatatatatacacacacacacacacatatatatatatatattacatttctgtaaTTTAATTACGTAATTGTTAAAGTACATATCATTAGTATACTTTAACAATTATGTAATATTAAAttacagaaatgtaatatatatacattaaatattactatttattatataattatggtaatgtaaaatatattacatattaatatattctacattactgtaattaccgtatttactcgagtataagccgaggcaccaagttttaccacaaaaaaaacctgggaaaacattggctccagtataagccgagggtgggaaatttcagaaataaaaatagataataaaattacattaatggaggcatcagtaggttcaatgtttttgaatccaagcctcgcttatccaacgttctggattatccaacgcgtttttgtagttaatgttttcaacatatcgtgatattttggtgctaaattcgtaaatacagtaattatattacaaataaattacaatattaatataaatatattgtatgatGTATTATTTCTATTTATCATAAACcaataatatgtattattatatttaaattaacgtaaaatataaattgtattaaatatatattataaacggataaatgtattatataatttattatattgtaaattgcaatatgaaaaatatagatgataaataaatatataatgtatactctttatatttatttatattacaaataaaatcaatataaaatgtattaaattataaataaataaattggaattAATTAACGACATGAAattaattttttcaaaaattCCAAGCGAATCCTATTATAAATCcgaggaagaaataaataaatgagacgaGACGCAGGCCTGctttgctatctatttttatgtaCAGCTTTCgtaaatggagaaagaaaaaaggcgaGAGGTAAACAACCGAGAAATagatatatacaaataataataaacaaacaacaataataaatcccaaccaaaaccaaaaaaaaaaatatctaaaaaaaccccttttttttgtttgttttatacatTGTTCTGTATTTACACAAAGGCTCTGCTGTACATATTATTTCCGGCGAAACgaggaaaataaaattattttttcctccCCCATCCTCCTATTGTGATGGCTGCTCTTCCTTCAGGACTTGAGTCATTT
This genomic interval from Anolis carolinensis isolate JA03-04 chromosome X, rAnoCar3.1.pri, whole genome shotgun sequence contains the following:
- the LOC134292885 gene encoding developmentally-regulated GTP-binding protein 1-like; this translates as MRAARTIPVAAMSTTLAKIAEIEAEMARTQKNKATAHHLGLLKARLAKLRRELITPKGGGGGGPGEGFDVAKTGDARIGFVGFPSVGKSTLLSNLAGVYSEVAAYEFTTLTTVPGVIRYKGAKIQLLDLPGIIEGAKDGKGRGRQVIAVARTCNLILIVLDVLKPLAHKRLLEAELEGFGIRLNSRPPNIGFKKKDKGGINLTATCPQSELDAETVKSILAEYKIHNADVTLRSDVTADDLIDVVEGNRVYVPCLYVLNKIDQISLEELDIIYRVPHCVPISAHHRWNFDDLLERIWDYLRLVRIYTKPKGQLPDYTSPVVLPDSRTMVEDFCMKIHKNLIKEFKYALVWGSSVKHNPQKVGKDHTLEDEDVIQIVKK